In one Nomascus leucogenys isolate Asia chromosome 13, Asia_NLE_v1, whole genome shotgun sequence genomic region, the following are encoded:
- the CSE1L gene encoding exportin-2, with the protein MELSDANLQTLTEYLKKTLDPDPAIRRPAEKFLESVEGNQNYPLLLLTLLEKSQDNVIKVCASVTFKNYIKRNWRIVEDEPNKICEADRVAIKANIVHLMLSSPEQIQKQLSDAISIIGREDFPQKWPDLLTEMVNRFQSGDFHVINGVLRTAHSLFKRYRHEFKSNELWTEIKLVLDAFALPLTNLFKATIELCSTHANDASALRILFSSLILISKLFYSLNFQDLPEFFEDNMETWMNNFHTLLTLDNKLLQTDDEEEAGLLELLKSQICDNAALYAQKYDEEFQRYLPRFVTAIWNLLVTTGQEVKYDLLVSNAIQFLASVCERPHYKNLFEDQNTLTSICEKVIVPNMEFRAADEEAFEDNSEEYIRRDLEGSDIDTRRRAACDLVRGLCKFFEGPVTGIFSGYVNSMLQEYAKNPSVNWKHKDAAIYLVTSLASKAQTQKHGITQANELVNLTEFFVNHILPDLKSANVNEFPVLKADGIKYIMIFRNQVPKEHLLVSIPLLINHLQAESIVVHTYAAHALERLFTMRGPNNATLFTAAEIAPFVEILLTNLFKALTLPGSSENEYIMKAIMRSFSLLQEAIIPYIPTLITQLTQKLLAVSKNPSKPHFNHYMFEAICLSIRITCKANPAAVVNFEEALFLVFTEILQNDVQEFIPYVFQVMSLLLETHKNDIPSSYMALFPHLLQPVLWERTGNIPALVRLLQAFLERGSNTIASAAADKIPGLLGVFQKLIASKANDHQGFYLLNSIIEHMPPESVDQYRKQIFILLFQRLQNSKTTKFIKSFLVFINLYCIKYGALALQEIFDGIQPKMFGMVLEKIIIPEIQKVSGNVEKKICAVGITKLLTECPPMMDTEYTKLWTPLLQSLIGLFELPEDDTIPDEEHFIDIEDTPGYQTAFSQLAFAGKKEHDPVGQMVNNPKIHLAQSLHKLSTACPGRVPSMVSTSLNAEALQYLQGYLQAASVTLI; encoded by the exons GTTGAAGATGAACCAAACAAAATTTGTGAAGCCGATCGAGTGGCCATTAAAGCCAACATAGTGCACTTGATGCTTAGCAGCCCAGAGCAAATTCAGAAGCAG TTAAGTGATGCAATTAGCATTATTGGCAGAGAAGATTTTCCACAGAAATGGCCTGACTTGCTGACAGAAATGGTGAATCGCTTTCAGAGTGGAGATTTCCATGTTATTAATGGAGTCCTCCGTACAGCACATTCATTATTTAAAAG ATACCGTCATGAATTTAAGTCAAACGAGTTATGGACTGAAATTAAACTTGTTCTGGATGCCTTTGCTTTGCCTTTGACTAATCTTTTTAAG GCCACTATTGAACTCTGCAGTACCCATGCAAATGATGCCTCTGCCCTGAGGATTCTGTTTTCTTCCCTGATCCTGATCTCAAAATTGTTCTATAGTTTAAACTTTCAG GATCTCCCTGAATTTTTTGAAGATAATATGGAAACTTGGATGAATAATTTTCATACTCTCTTAACATTGGATAATAAGCTTTTACAAACTGAT GATGAAGAGGAAGCCGGCTTATTGGAGCTCTTAAAATCCCAGATTTGTGATAATGCCGCACTCTATGCACAAAAGTACGATGAAGAATTCCAGCGATACCTGCCTCGTTTTGTTACAGCCATCTGGAATTTACTAGTTACAACGGGTCAAGAGGTTAAATATGATTTG TTGGTAAGTAATGCAATTCAATTTCTGGCTTCAGTTTGTGAGAGACCTCATTATAAGAATCTATTTGAGGACCAGAACACGCTGACGAGTATCTGTGAAAAGGTTATTGTGCCTAACATGGAATTTAGAG CTGCTGATGAAGAAGCATTTGAAGATAATTCTGAGGAGTACATAAGGAGAGATTTGGAAGGATCTG ATATTGATACTAGACGCAGGGCTGCTTGTGATCTGGTACGAGGATTATGCAAGTTTTTTGAGGGACCTGTGACAGGAATCTTCTCTGGTTATGTTAATTCCATGCTGCAGGAATACGCAAAAAATCCATCTGTCAACTGGAAACACAAAGATGCAGCCATCTACCTAGTGACATCTTTGGCATCAAAAGCCCAAACACagaag CATGGAATTACACAAGCAAATGAACTTGTAAACCTAACTGAGTTCTTTGTGAATCACATCCTCCCTGATTTAAAATCAGCTAATG tgAATGAATTTCCTGTCCTTAAAGCTGACGGTATCAAATATATTATGATTTTTAGAAATCAA GTGCCAAAAGAACATCTTTTAGTCTCGATTCCTCTCTTGATTAATCATCTTCAAGCTGAAAGTATTGTTGTTCATACTTATGCAGCTCATGCTCTTGAACGGCTCTTTACTATGCGAGGGCCTAACAATGCCACTCT CTTTACAGCTGCAGAAATCGCACCGTTTGTTGAGATTCTGCTAACAAACCTTTTCAAAGCTCTCACACTTCCTGGCTCTtcagaaaatgaatatattatgaAAG cTATCATGAGAAGTTTTTCTCTCCTACAAGAAGCCATAATCCCCTACATCCCTACTCTCATCACTCAGCTTACACAGAAGCTATTAGCTGTTAGTAAG aaccCAAGCAAACCTCACTTTAATCACTACATGTTTGAAGCAATATGCTTATCCATAAGAATAACCTGCAAAGCTAACCCTGCTGCTGTTGTAAATTTTGAAGAGGCTTTGTTTTTGGTGTTTACTGAAATCTTACAAAATGATGTGCAAG AATTTATTCCGTATGTCTTTCAAGTGATGTCTTTGCTTCTGGAAACACACAAAAATGACATCCCGTCTTCCTATATGGCCTTATTTCCTCATCTCCTTCAGCCAGTGCTTTGGGAAAGAACAGGAAATATTCCTGCTCTAGTGAGGCTTCTCCAAGCATTCTTAGAACGTGGTTCAAACACAATAGCAAGTGCTGCAGCTGACAAAATT CCTGGGTTACTAGGTGTCTTTCAGAAGCTGATTGCATCCAAAGCAAATGACCACCAAGGTTTTTATCTTCTAAACAGTATAATAGAGCACATGCCTCC tgAATCAGTTGACCAATATAGGAAACAAATCTTCATTCTGCTATTCCAGAGACTTCAGAATTCCAAAACAACCAAGTTTATCAAGA GTTTTTTAGtctttattaatttgtattgCATAAAATATGGGGCACTAGCACTACAAGAAATATTTGATGGCATACAACCAaa AATGTTTGGAATGGTTTtggaaaaaattattattcctGAAATTCAGAAAGTATCTggaaatgtagagaaaaagaTCTGTGCGGTTGGCATAACCAAATTACTAACAGAATGTCCCCCAATGATGGACACTGAGTATACCAAGCTGTG GACTCCATTATTACAGTCTTTGATTGGCCTTTTTGAGTTACCCGAAGATGATACCATTCCAGATGAGGAACATTTTATTGACATAGAAGATACACCAGGATATCAGACTGCCTTCTCACAGTTGGCATTTGCTGGGAAAAAAGAGCATGATCCTGTAGGTCAAATGGTGAACAACCCCAAAATTCACCTGGCACAGTCACTTCACAAGTTGTCTACCGCCTGTCCAGGAAGG GTTCCATCAATGGTGAGCACCAGCCTGAATGCAGAAGCGCTCCAGTATCTCCAAGGGTACCTTCAGGCAGCCAGTGTGACACTGATTTAA